From Aquabacter sp. L1I39, the proteins below share one genomic window:
- a CDS encoding ABC transporter ATP-binding protein, whose amino-acid sequence MNPVLEVRDLQTSFATHAGTVKAVDGVSFSLAAGEIIGLVGESGSGKSVTGFSLLGLIEAPGRIVGGSVRLKGEELVGMPARALRQRRGRDMAMIFQDPIATLNPLLTIGTQMEMALAAHEKLSTRAMRARCAEALAQVGIPSPRDRLSAYPHQFSGGMRQRVAIAIALLHRPAVIIADEPTTALDVSIQAQIVSQMKHLAREFGVGLIWISHDLAVVSAIASRILVMYAGRLVEQGPTASVLHDPRHPYTRGLLDSLPSSTRPGSRLRQIPGGMPSLLDLPASCAFLARCDHASTACQAPVPMEHTGDRAWRCRHPLGPLAERRAS is encoded by the coding sequence ATGAACCCGGTGCTGGAAGTCCGCGACCTGCAAACCAGCTTCGCCACGCACGCCGGCACTGTGAAGGCGGTGGACGGCGTCTCCTTCTCTCTCGCGGCGGGGGAGATCATCGGCCTTGTGGGCGAATCCGGCTCGGGCAAGAGCGTCACCGGCTTTTCGCTTCTCGGCCTCATCGAGGCGCCCGGGCGGATCGTCGGCGGATCGGTGCGGCTGAAGGGGGAAGAGCTGGTCGGGATGCCGGCCCGCGCGCTGCGCCAGCGCCGCGGCCGCGACATGGCGATGATCTTCCAGGATCCCATCGCCACCCTCAATCCGCTGCTGACCATCGGTACGCAGATGGAAATGGCGCTCGCCGCCCATGAGAAGCTCTCCACGCGCGCCATGCGCGCGCGCTGTGCGGAGGCCTTGGCGCAGGTGGGCATCCCCTCCCCGCGCGACCGTCTTTCCGCCTATCCCCATCAGTTCTCAGGCGGCATGCGCCAGCGCGTGGCGATTGCCATCGCCCTGTTGCACCGGCCAGCAGTCATCATCGCGGACGAGCCAACGACCGCGCTGGATGTCTCGATCCAGGCCCAGATCGTGTCCCAGATGAAGCACTTGGCGCGGGAGTTCGGTGTCGGCCTCATCTGGATCAGCCACGACCTTGCCGTGGTGTCGGCCATCGCCTCGCGCATCCTGGTCATGTATGCGGGACGGCTGGTGGAACAGGGGCCGACCGCCTCTGTGCTCCACGATCCCCGCCATCCCTATACGCGGGGCCTGCTGGATTCCCTGCCCTCCTCCACGCGCCCGGGAAGCCGGCTGCGGCAGATCCCCGGCGGCATGCCCTCGCTGCTCGACCTGCCGGCGAGCTGTGCCTTCCTCGCCCGCTGCGACCACGCCAGCACCGCCTGCCAAGCCCCCGTTCCCATGGAACACACCGGTGACCGCGCCTGGCGCTGCCGCCATCCCCTCGGACCTCTCGCCGAGCGCAGGGCCTCATGA
- a CDS encoding ABC transporter permease, translated as MTDILEATAPARPARPPKSPFVMFWLEFQRNRIATAALAIALLLALLALFAGLVAPQDPYDMTQLSLADARRPPGFIGTGGYTHILGTDPQGRDLLSAILFGLRISIEIGLAAGLLALTIGAVIGTLAAFVGGWTETLIMRAVDLQLSFPAMLLALVLSALLGQGKLQLIAALVAAQYAYFARTAYGAATAERRKDYIEASLATPLSARRVMFRHLLPNCAPPLIVVATVQVASSISLEATLSFLGLGLPVTEPSLGMLIANGFPYMMSGRYWISLYPGLVLILLIMTINIVGDQIRDQLNPRLRR; from the coding sequence CCACCCAAGTCGCCGTTCGTGATGTTCTGGCTAGAGTTCCAGCGCAACCGCATCGCCACGGCGGCACTGGCCATCGCCCTCCTGCTGGCGCTGCTCGCCCTGTTCGCCGGGCTCGTCGCGCCGCAGGACCCCTATGACATGACCCAGCTTTCCCTGGCGGACGCCCGCCGCCCGCCGGGCTTCATCGGCACCGGCGGCTATACCCATATCCTCGGCACGGATCCCCAGGGCCGCGACCTGCTCTCCGCGATCCTGTTCGGCCTGCGCATCTCCATCGAGATCGGGCTGGCGGCGGGGCTGCTGGCCCTGACCATCGGCGCGGTGATCGGCACGCTCGCCGCCTTCGTGGGTGGCTGGACCGAGACGCTCATCATGCGGGCGGTGGACCTCCAGCTATCCTTTCCCGCCATGCTCTTGGCGCTGGTGCTCTCGGCGCTCCTCGGGCAGGGCAAGCTCCAGCTGATCGCTGCGCTGGTGGCCGCCCAATATGCTTATTTCGCCCGCACCGCCTATGGGGCGGCCACCGCCGAACGGCGCAAGGACTATATCGAGGCCTCGCTCGCCACGCCGCTTTCGGCGCGGCGGGTCATGTTCCGGCATCTGCTCCCCAATTGCGCGCCGCCCCTCATCGTGGTGGCCACCGTGCAGGTGGCCTCTTCCATTTCGCTGGAGGCCACGCTCTCCTTCCTGGGCCTCGGCCTGCCGGTGACGGAACCCTCCCTCGGCATGCTCATCGCCAACGGCTTTCCCTACATGATGAGCGGCCGCTACTGGATTTCCCTTTATCCCGGCCTCGTCCTGATCCTGCTCATCATGACCATCAATATCGTCGGCGATCAGATCCGCGATCAGTTGAACCCGAGGCTGCGGCGATGA